The Hyla sarda isolate aHylSar1 chromosome 3, aHylSar1.hap1, whole genome shotgun sequence genome contains the following window.
TGCCCGCTTGCTAGCCCATGTTTCTCATCCCCCACTCAACCCTGtcctttttattttcttacaGAACTCTCACCAGTGCTGTCTCAGTGTGGATAGAAGAGAACAGACACCCATAAGGAAAAGGTGAATTGGATGACGGACCATGGCATCGGTGGGGCTACAAGTCACTGCATTTATTATAGCTTTGATGGCACTGTGTGGGTCTATTGCTGCAACTTTACTACCAAACTGGAAGGTCAATGCAGACACTGGGGCGAACATTGTTACCTCTGTCATTCAAATGCAAGGTCTGTGGATGGACTGCACATGGTACAGCACTGGTATGTTTAGCTGCACCTTAAAATATTCCATTCTCTCACTCCCTGTATATATTCAGACAGCACGAGCCACAATggtactgtcctgtatactgtcatgtttgGGGATATTTGTCTCTGTAGCAGGAATGAAATGTACAAAGCTAGGAGGTGATCGGCAAACTAAAAGCAATACAGCTTTTGCTGGAGGAACATGCTTTTTGCTTGCTGGTATTTTCTCCATGATTTCGGTGAGCTGGTACATGAAAGAGATTATTTCCAGTTTCTTGGATCCCTTCATCCCAGAGAATAGCAAACATGAGCCAGGAGGAGCAGTGTATGTCGGCTTTATCTCTGCTGGGATGCAATTCTTAGCAGGTGCAGTCTTCTGTTCAACCTGTAGTAAGAAGCAGCAGGAAGAACGGGACTCTCCTCCGACAAAAACACCAGAGCCAGCAGCTCAGCAATTGGAAAACAGCAATGCAGGTTATAACCTGCAAGACTATGTGTAGATGGTAACGCTATTGTTCAATCTGATTATTCTAATAAGATATTTTACTGAATCATGcttttctaaaaagaaaatagttttgcAATTAATAGAATGGTGCTAATATTTTACAGACAACTGTAAATCCCCAACAATAAAATGTTGTAGATGAAGTGCAGTTATGTTTTTAATTCTTTCTCATGGTTTCCTCTTACACAAAAAGGTTGTAAAACTGTATGTGTGATATATAGGATTGTGTGATTTAGGGCAGGATTTCTGAATAAAAACCTAGAAAGGCTGTTTCTGTTGGATGTATATGCAGTGGTTAGCCCCTGCACATACTTCTGATGTATAAGTATGACAGGTGCCACTAAGTGGAATTCATCATACTTCAGGTCCAATGTAAatcacaaacaaacaaaaaaacttacacaatggcccttatttactaagtggagtgtaggtttctttgtgggttttaattccttacagtttattttccatggtatttactaaggtttccctacattatccactttccctacagtttgcttttttttacacatgctctgatctgttgggttttcatcagctcaaatccaccacattttatgtggaaaccttagtaaatatgttgggttttgtgaaaatgtcggggacatgcccctttttggagaccatgcACCCTTTTCTCGGCAGCCATGCCTCTTTTTCGGGTTAATCAAGGTTTTTTCGGGTTAATCgaggtttttttcaattcaggcgcaaattcaggcgcagacagaatttctggcgcaatgccacagaatctggcgcacaacccgacaaaacatgtcgggtttgcaatagtaaatgagggccaatgtggtgcatgttttttattttaccggATCCATCTGGGTGGAATAGCCTAAAGTCTAAGCTATTTCAACCAGCAAACCCTGACAGTTACTACCCAAATGGAATGAAAATGTTTTGCTTCTTCAGTTAATGGGTGGTATggatccacttaaaggggtactcccaccctagacatcttatcccctatccaaaggataggggataagatgtctgatcgcgggggtcccctgcattattgcatgcggcacccacctgttttttcaccggaagtccgtgacgtcaagactccgccccctcccatagatttgcattgaggggaaaggtgtgacgtcacacgggggcggagtcctgacatcacggacttccgtccccgtagtcgcgactcagaccctccagcggttccggtgaaaaaacaggtgggtgccgcatgcaataatgcgggggacccccgcgatcagacatcttatcccctatcctttggataggggataagatgtctagggtgggagtacccctttaacaaatactCTGGGAACTATTCCAGTGCAAATATTAAACAGACAGGGCCTAACAAAGTGTCAAAAAAGCCTAAATCCTGACATGACTCCTTTGCATGGTCCTGGTAAGCAGTactaaggccctgttcacactaaaGAGATTATGTATGGAATTTTCTTGTGGAACTGTAATCTTCCAGCTTCATGGTAAATGGAGCAAAAATTATCCCTGGCATGAGGAGGAGATCCACGGCACCGACTGACAGGTGGCCGCGTgcaacagatttaaaggggtactctactggaaaacatttttattttttttaaatcaactggtgccagaaagttatacagatttgtaaattacttctatttaaaaatcttaatccttccagtacttatcagccgctaaatgctccacagaaagttcttttctttttgaatttcctctctgtctgaccacagtactctctactgacacctctgtccattttaggaactgtacagtggGCGCAGTAGTCCAGCTGTCCTGTccagcgggcacagtagagggctcagaagggaaggagcgacaatgggattttggagagtgaattttgctgaaatggttttggggggagggggggtgtctcatttaggaagcccctattgtgccataatagcaaaaaaaaaaaaaaaaaaaaaacacatggcatactattttagaaacgacacccctcaaggcacgtaacaaggggtccagtgagccttaacaccccacaggtgtttgacaatttttcgttaaagtcagatgtgtaaattaaaattataattttttcactaaagtgtagttttccccccaaatttttcatttttacaaagggtaataggagaaaatgcccaccaaaatttgtaacaccatctcttctgagtatggaaataccccatgttaggacgtaaaatgatctgcaggcgaactacaatgctcagaagagcagaagtcacatttggcttttggcaaattttgctgaaacggtttttgggggggcatggcgTATTTATggttctatggtgccagaacagcataaaaaatactatttctgaaactacacccctcaaggaacataacaaggggtacagtgagccttaacaccccacaggtgtttgatgacattttgttaaagtcggatgtgtaaatgataaaaaaaacaaaaaatttctcaaaaatgcattttccccccaaattttgctttttttttttcacaaggggtaacaggagaaaataccacccaaaatttgtaaccccatttcttctgagtatggaaataccccatatgtggatgtaaagtgctctgtgggcgaactacaatgctcagaagaggaggagcgccctgggctttcaggggccatgtgtgtttacaaagcccccagtggtgccagaaaagtggaccccccccatgtgaacccattttgaaaactatatcccttacagaatttaataaggggtatagtgagcatttacaccacactcacatttgacagatctttggaacagtgggctgtgcaaatgaaaaatttaatttttcatttccatggaccactgttccaaaaatctgtcagacacctgtggggcgtaaatgctcactgtacccctgattaCATTAcgtaaggggtatagtttccaaaatgaggtcatatgtgggggggggggtccattgttctggcactatgggggctttgtaaacacatgtggccttcaattccagacaaattttctctccaaaagcccaatggcgctccttctcttctgagcattgtagtgcgccagcagagcactttacatccacatttggggtatgggggctacaaattttggggggctttttcctattttcccttgtgaaaatgaaaagtttagggtagcaccagcatttttgttaaaaaaattatttttttcattttcccatccaactttaaccaaaaatttgtcaaacacctatggtgtgttaaggctcactttaccccttgttacattccgtgagtggggtaatttgcaaaatggggtcacacgtgggtattttttttttggcgtttatgtcagaaccgctgtaaaataagccacccctgtgcatatcaccaatttaggcctcaaatgtacataatgcgctctcactcctgagccttgttgtgcgcccgcagagaattttatgcccacatatggggtatttccgtactcaggagaaattgcgttacaaattttgggggtctttttttccttttacttcttgcgaaaataaaaagtatgggcaaacaccagcatgttagtgtaaaaaatattcctGGCTGGTGTAAACACAAAAttatccttttcataaggggtacaaggagaaaaagccccccaaaatttgtagtgcaattgctcccgagtatgaaaataccccatatttggccctaaactgtttccttgaaatatgacaggactctgaagtgagagagcgccatgcacatttgagaactaaattagggattgcataggggtggacattgggaatgactggcgtagaatacccctaacagggtgcctccagctgttgctaaactcccacatgcctggacagtcagtggctgcctggaaatgctgagagttgttgttttgcaacagctggaggctatgttttggaaatactgccgtacgatacgtttttcctttttattgggggggggggacagtgtaagggggtgtatatgtagtgttttaccctttattatgtgttagagtagtgtagtgtagtgtgttcagtgtacattcacacaggcgggggcttACGAtgagtttccagctaggagtttgcgctgtggcggaaaatttgccgcagctcaaacttgaagcaggaaacttactgtaaaacttccagctgtttcaaaactacaactcccagcatgcactgacagaccgtgcaacagctggaggcacactggttggaaaacctacaGTTAGGTtacgttacctaactcagtattttccaaccagtgtgcctccagctgttgcaaaactacatctcccagcatgtactgatcgccgaagggcatgctgggagatgtagttatgcaacagctggaggtacgcaactacaactcccagcatgccgagacagcagtttgctgttcatgcatgctgggagttgtagttttgcaagatcttaagggccacagtttaaagaccaccacacaaagatctccaaactgtggccctccagattttgcaaaactacaaatcccagcatgcccagacagcaatatgctgtgtgggcatgctgggagttgtagttttgcaagatctatagggccacagtttagagatcactgcacagtgatctccaaactgtagccctcgagctgttgcaaaactgcaaatcccagcatgcccaaacagcggtctgggcatgctcggagttgtagttttgcagcatccccGTCCGGTACTATTTTATAAACATTACTATATGATTTATTACTTCCTGAACACGATCTTCAATAAAActactttaaaagggtactctggtggaaacaatttttttccgatcaactggtgcaagaaatttaaacagatttgtaaattacttctattaaaaaaatcttaatcattccagcacttatcagctgctgtatactacagagaaagttgagtagttcttttgagtctgaccacagtgctctctgctggcacctctgtccgtatcaggaactgtcaagagcagcagaggtttgctatggggatttgctcctactctggacagttcctgacatggacagagttgtcagcaaagaggactgtggtcagaccgtaAAGAACAATtctacttcctctggagcatatagcaactgataactactggaaggattttttttttctttttttttttttaccagcccCATCATCATAACATTTTACATAAGCGCCACAATACCCCTTCAAATTGGCAAATCCAGGTCCTGACTGCAAGTCACAAGCCAGAGCTGGTAACATGGACACTAAAAAatcagaaaaccccaaaaagtaGTGCACATCCaaaactatatatacatatatacatatatatatatatatatatatatatatatatatatatatggaatgtaTATATCTTTATTAGCAATATATACAAGACAATCTTTTAAAAAGACAAAGGACATCTACActtaaagacaacttatcccccatccataggctaagggataagtgtctgatcgcgcgcgatctcctgcacaggacccCTGCACTACGCAGCTAATGCGCGTAGTGTCGACCTCTCTGAGGTCGATGGTACGCCCCCtccacatacagttctatgggagaggcggggaggcacgaacgcttcctccccgcctctgccatagagatacatggaggaggcgtgtcggccacaaCATCACGCTGCggcggcacgcctcctgcatgggagagccatgGCCGGTGATCGCGGGggcgtcccagcggtcggacccccccccccccacgcggtCAAACACTTATGTacgttgtcttttgctgcaaaaATTTGTGCTACATCAGTAAGACGAGGTGGCAAACGAACACACCCTCAAGTTGGCACATGCCACAATTATAGGTAAATCAATGCAAATCTGACCATACCTAAATATTCCAGAAACACAaggcaaacattaaaaaaaattagaatagaACACTATAAATGCAGAAGGTATGTTGTACCAATCTATTACACTGTGTCCcaataaataaagaaattaagAACCAAAACTGCTTCAACGTAGGAGGCAAAGCTAATAAACAGTGGCCCCAGttctaaccttaaaggggtactccccccttagacatcttatcttctatccaaaggatagccagCGGCAGTTGCATAATGCATAAGTGCGTGCTGCAGTTGGAGTACATCAATGATAGTTTTGGCTGTATATATACATTCCTTATATATAGTTTTAGTTGTGCACTACTTTTaggtgtttttttatgtttttctagtGTCCACTTCGAAAAACAGCAGCAACAGCACGCCATGGTTTACTAATATTTACTAATATCCTGATTAAGCCCCAatcctttttttttgtagtgaCTTATGACATGTATGAACGCCCTAAATAAAATATGTGCACATCAACTTCTACTTCTGTGTTTAGCTTAAGAAAAAGCAGCAATTCAGCTTTATATGTACTGCTCTAAAATAGTCTAAAATAAATCAAAAAGCAACTTACATACCACATAAAGTGCATAGCTTTAATACGTTTTGAGAACATAGATCATCTTACCTCTGGTTTTGGGACAAAGGCTCGACCAGGAATAGTAAAACAATGTTTGACTTGGCAGAGATACTGAGTCATGATAGACAGTCTACTCCTCTGTTTACTGCCGGGGGGTGCTGTCATCCTCTGAAAATAAGTGAAGTACCAATAAACCACTGTGTACATTGTTTTATATTAAGCATAGTTTGTTTTTGTGTCACAATGCTagagataaaataaaaatgtaaagtataACTCATTTCTAAGTGCAAAACTTTTGGTCATAAGTTTGACATATGATACCAGTGATATTGTGTACTACAGAGCTTCTCAATGTTTTGTAAATGGGGTCTCATCACCAATGGTTAAAGTATATGCCCCATAAAATAGAGCTCAATTTATATTTTTCTGAGctatacgccccctccattcacgtctatggaaggaggcgtgaaGGCTATGTACTAGGTATGAACGGAGGTGGCGTGACAACCAAAACGCAGAAGCTGCAAGCCTggggatcgcaggggtccccagcagcgggacccaccacgatctaacatcttatcccctatcctttggataggggataagatgtttacagcagggtacccttttaacctcttcagggcgcagggcgtatgcatacgcactgcatcctgagtccttaaaggggtactccggggaagttaagaaaaataaaaatgccccaaagccatcacaatacctgttctgtgtcccctgtagttattcatgtgattttggcagttcctttggcccctgatgtctcctaaatactttttttttccttatctgcagcacagactacaactcccagaattcagctctgtgtaatggc
Protein-coding sequences here:
- the CLDN20 gene encoding claudin-20, with the translated sequence MASVGLQVTAFIIALMALCGSIAATLLPNWKVNADTGANIVTSVIQMQGLWMDCTWYSTGMFSCTLKYSILSLPVYIQTARATMVLSCILSCLGIFVSVAGMKCTKLGGDRQTKSNTAFAGGTCFLLAGIFSMISVSWYMKEIISSFLDPFIPENSKHEPGGAVYVGFISAGMQFLAGAVFCSTCSKKQQEERDSPPTKTPEPAAQQLENSNAGYNLQDYV